A genome region from Candidatus Woesearchaeota archaeon includes the following:
- the metG gene encoding methionine--tRNA ligase has product MGDINPKKKIIVTSALPYANGSIHLGHLVEYIQTDIFVRFLRMIGEDAIYCCADDTHGTPIEINAKKLGVSPEQLIARFYKEHVDDFSRFGIRFDSYYSTNSPENRHYADLIFARLKDNGHIYTKDMELTFCENCNRFLPDRFVKGTCPKCGAEDQYGDVCEKCSSTHKTTDLIDPKCAVCGKPPVRRTSKHYFFRLGQFSEKLRDWLTMNEELQDEVRNHVLAWINDGLEDWCISRDGPYFGFNIPGEKDKYYYVWLDAPVGYIASTANYCRQNGLDADDYWQTRDKARIIHFIGKDIIYFHLLFWPAMLMGSGFHVPDKVFVHGFLTINREKMSKSRGTFLMARDYLKVLDPIYLRYYYAANLSSKMVDIDLDLKDFKDRINNEFIANTANLTYRVLSFTEKNFDSQLGSLPDDEDSRQVIDEISLRFDIVKKHYSEVNFREAMKEINIIANIGNKYFQKFEPWKLIKDDKGRVQKIITLSANIVKNIAILFKPIIPKFSESVEMQMGLKDLGWKDLDFSLENHRIVSSAIIVKKIEDEPDKLIQPTKSEDGAVSGTDGSGTDGSVAGDPGIDVSGTDGIGTDAVSGDDSGNGDIFSRLDLRVASILEIRDHPEADRLYIMKIDLGTEQRQLVAGLRSYLSKDELKGKHIIVIRNLKPAKLRGFESQGMLLAAQAGEKVRVLEAENSDPGDAVFTVSPNVPAGEISFEEFSKLDLKVGPGRDALHKGKALKTDKEYVFVDLPEGSKIR; this is encoded by the coding sequence ATGGGAGATATCAATCCGAAGAAGAAAATCATTGTCACAAGCGCCCTGCCTTATGCAAATGGCTCAATCCATCTTGGGCATTTGGTGGAATATATCCAGACAGATATCTTTGTACGTTTCCTCAGGATGATCGGAGAAGATGCCATCTACTGCTGTGCTGATGACACTCATGGCACCCCGATCGAGATAAATGCGAAGAAGCTCGGTGTATCCCCTGAGCAGCTGATTGCCAGATTCTATAAGGAGCATGTTGATGATTTCTCAAGATTCGGCATCAGGTTCGATTCTTATTACAGCACAAATTCTCCTGAGAACAGGCATTATGCTGATCTGATATTTGCGCGGCTGAAAGATAATGGCCACATCTACACTAAAGATATGGAGCTCACTTTCTGCGAGAACTGCAACCGATTCCTCCCAGACAGGTTTGTTAAAGGCACCTGCCCGAAGTGCGGCGCCGAGGACCAATATGGCGATGTCTGCGAGAAGTGCAGCTCCACCCATAAGACAACTGACCTGATAGACCCAAAGTGCGCAGTCTGCGGCAAGCCTCCTGTAAGGCGGACCTCAAAGCATTATTTCTTCAGGCTCGGGCAATTCTCAGAAAAGCTCAGGGACTGGCTCACGATGAATGAGGAACTCCAGGACGAGGTGAGGAATCATGTGCTTGCCTGGATAAACGATGGCCTGGAGGACTGGTGCATCTCCAGGGACGGCCCTTATTTCGGTTTCAACATTCCCGGCGAGAAGGACAAATACTATTATGTCTGGCTTGATGCGCCTGTCGGTTACATTGCAAGCACCGCAAATTATTGCAGGCAGAACGGTCTGGATGCTGATGATTACTGGCAGACCAGGGACAAGGCCAGGATAATCCATTTCATAGGCAAGGATATAATCTATTTCCATCTCCTTTTCTGGCCAGCAATGCTCATGGGCTCTGGCTTCCATGTCCCTGACAAGGTGTTCGTGCACGGATTCCTGACGATAAACAGGGAGAAGATGTCGAAGTCACGAGGCACTTTCCTCATGGCCAGGGATTATCTCAAGGTGCTTGATCCTATCTATCTGAGGTATTATTATGCCGCTAATCTTTCATCAAAGATGGTGGACATAGATCTTGATCTGAAGGATTTCAAGGACCGCATCAACAATGAGTTCATCGCAAACACCGCAAATCTGACTTATCGTGTGCTGAGCTTCACCGAGAAGAACTTCGATTCCCAGCTGGGCTCTCTGCCAGATGATGAGGATTCCAGGCAGGTCATTGATGAGATCTCGCTCAGGTTTGATATTGTGAAGAAGCATTATTCTGAGGTCAATTTCAGGGAAGCGATGAAGGAGATAAACATAATCGCGAATATCGGGAACAAGTATTTCCAGAAGTTCGAGCCGTGGAAGCTGATAAAGGATGACAAAGGAAGGGTCCAGAAGATAATCACTCTTTCAGCCAACATTGTCAAGAATATTGCGATACTTTTCAAGCCCATAATACCCAAATTCTCAGAGAGTGTGGAGATGCAGATGGGCCTTAAGGATCTGGGATGGAAGGATCTGGATTTTTCGCTGGAGAATCACAGGATAGTATCCTCTGCAATCATCGTGAAGAAGATTGAGGATGAGCCTGATAAGCTGATACAGCCTACTAAGTCAGAAGATGGAGCAGTTTCAGGGACTGATGGCTCAGGCACTGATGGTTCTGTGGCTGGTGATCCCGGGATTGATGTTTCAGGGACTGATGGTATTGGGACTGATGCAGTGTCAGGAGATGATTCAGGCAATGGGGATATTTTCAGCAGGCTTGACCTGAGGGTTGCCAGTATTCTGGAGATAAGGGATCATCCAGAGGCAGACAGGCTTTACATCATGAAGATCGACCTGGGGACTGAACAGCGTCAGCTTGTTGCCGGCCTCAGGTCTTATCTGTCAAAGGATGAGCTGAAAGGCAAGCATATAATTGTGATAAGGAACCTCAAGCCTGCTAAGCTCAGGGGTTTTGAGAGCCAGGGAATGCTCTTGGCAGCCCAGGCAGGCGAGAAGGTCAGGGTGCTCGAGGCAGAAAACTCTGATCCCGGAGATGCGGTTTTCACTGTCAGTCCGAATGTTCCGGCAGGGGAAATCTCTTTTGAGGAGTTCTCGAAGCTGGACCTCAAGGTGGGGCCTGGCAGGGATGCTTTGCATAAAGGGAAAGCTTTAAAGACAGATAAGGAATATGTTTTTGTTGATTTGCCGGAAGGCTCCAAGATAAGATGA